A section of the Corvus moneduloides isolate bCorMon1 chromosome 29, bCorMon1.pri, whole genome shotgun sequence genome encodes:
- the LOC116436559 gene encoding lysosomal acid glucosylceramidase-like isoform X6: MSRGVGTSWVMGPGAAPWDPPELGDRGRAMGAAGILGWLLLLLVPVPQVAAARPCIPKDFGHGSLVCVCNATYCDTLDPLVLPAPGSYVKYESSKAGKRLERSEGSFQSSLRTPELLLTLNISALYQHVKGFGGSLSDAAAMNILKLSQPAQDNLLRSYFSESGIEYNLIRVPMACSDFSVRPYSYDDVPDDYELKHFRLVDEDVKMKIPLLRRALAMSKRQLLLFASPWTAPAWMRSNGDVRGKGTLKGHAGDKYHKTWANYFIKFLDEYSKHNVTFWAVTAQNEPLAGLFTPPQAPTIAFTAAQQRDFIAQDLGPALARSPHRTRLLMLDDQRIHLPHWAKVVMNHFVSGWTDWNLALDQEGGPNWVKNFVDSPVIVDGSKDIFYKQPMFYHLGHFSKFIPEGSRRVGLHSSRRCLLCQLEHVAVVRPDGALVLVVLNRSGRDVPLGIRDPVMGFIETVAPAHSIQTYLWRQQ, from the exons ATGTCCAGGGGAGTGGGAACATCCTGGGTGATGGGACCAG gtgctgctccctgggaccCGCCAGAGCTCGGGGACCGCGGAAGGGCCATGGGGGCTGCCGGCatcctgggctggctgctgctgctgctggtgccagtgcCCCAGGTGGCAG CTGCCCGACCCTGCATCCCCAAGGATTTTGGGCACGGCTCGCTGGTCTGCGTCTGCAATGCCACGTACTGCGACACGCTGGACCCCCTGGTCCTGCCGGCCCCCGGCTCCTACGTCAAGTACGAGAGCAGCAAGGCCGGCAAGCGGCTGGAGCGGAGCGAGGGGAGCTTCCAGAGCAGTCTGCGCACCCCAG agctgctgctgacgCTCAACATCTCCGCGCTGTACCAGCACGTGAAGGGCTTCGGCGGGTCCCTCTCTGATGCAGCTGCCATGAACATCCTGAAGCTGTCACAGCCGGCCCAGGACAACCTGCTGCGCTCCTACTTCTCTGAGAGCG GGATTGAGTACAACCTCATCCGGGTCCCCATGGCTTGCAGCGACTTCTCCGTGCGCCCCTACAGCTATGATGATGTCCCTGACGACTACGAGCTGAAGCACTTCAGGCTGGTGGACGAGGATGTGAAGATGAAG ATTCCCCTCCTGCGCCGAGCTTTGGCCATGAGCAAGCGGCAGCTGTTGCTGTTCGCCAGCCCCTGGACTGCCCCAGCCTGGATGAGGAGTAACGGGGACGTCCGTGGGAAAGGCACTCTGAAAGGGCACGCAGGGGACAAGTACCACAAGACCTGGGCCAACTACTTCATCAA GTTCCTGGATGAATACTCCAAACACAACGTGACCTTCTGGGCAGTGACAGCACAGAACGAGCCACTGGCAGGGCTCTTCACGCCCCCCCAGGCCCCCACCATCGCCTTCACGGCCGCACAGCAGCGAGACTTCATCGCCCAGGACCTGGGCCCAGCGCTGGCCCGCAGCCCCCACCGCACGCGGCTCCTCATGCTCGACGACCAGCGCATCCACCTCCCACACTGGGCCAAAGTG GTCATGAACCACTTTGTGTCCGGTTGGACCGACTGGAACCTGGCCCTGGATCAGGAGGGGGGCCCCAACTGGGTTAAGAACTTTGTGGACAGCCCCGTCATCGTGGATGGCAGCAAGGACATCTTCTACAAGCAGCCCATGTTCTACCACCTGGGGCACTTCAG CAAGTTCATCCCCGAGGGCTCCCGGCGGGTGGGGCTGCACAGCAGCCGCCGCTgcctcctctgccagctggagcACGTGGCCGTCGTGCGCCCCGATGGTGCCCTTGTGCTGGTGGTCCTCAACAG GTCTGGCCGGGATGTGCCACTTGGAATCCGGGACCCTGTCATGGGGTTCATCGAGACCGTGGCTCCAGCCCACTCCATCCAGACCTACCTGTGGCGCCAGCAGTGA